The Garra rufa chromosome 20, GarRuf1.0, whole genome shotgun sequence genome contains the following window.
TCGAGGCCTCGTTTGCGGATGCGGTGTTTGTTGTCGGCCGCTCGGGCTTGGACCACAAGGAAAGGGCGATGGGATTCGTCGGCCGTGTTTACCAAAATAGGCACGACGCCCATCTTGTCGCACGCTTCGCACCGTACGTCCAGGTTCTGCCGGCGATCACCTTTGGAGAAAACCATTTGCACGGCGTCCGTCAAGGGGAAAGTGTGCCAGCCGCTGCGTTTGAGATCCACGCGCTTCTCCACCAAGTTCCACTTGCTCCCGAGCCCCGGTTCCTGCGAGTAAACCTTCACCGTAACCTTCCTCCTGGAGCCTTTCTCCAAAACATTAGGCAGAAGTTTGAAGTACAACCACAGGCTGGCCTGGGACACGTACAGGTTCTGGTTGCCCTCGTTGGAGATGGCAAAAAACAGGCTGGTTTTGGAGGTCAGCGACTCGTCTGTGGAATCAAGAGAAGAGAGAAACGATTAGCTCAGTGCAGTGGTTTCTCAGCTGACTCGTAAACCTGATGAACCTGGTGAACTCAAAGCCTATAGGATAAAGACTCAAGACATTAACATTCAGAGAGGGCAGCGAATCTCTAAAACCGTCATGAATGGCCCCCTAAACTGGGACCACTTCAACCTAAAGACATTAAATCGTGTTGGTTCTCATGAGGTTCTCATTACATGTAAGATAgttcatttatattattttaaaaaaatttcatatactttacaatttaaataatatactaTATAATCATATAGTAATAAATCtaagtaataatataatataaataaatatattttggtatatattcatgcattttataaatattaaattaaacattaaaaaaattactagtacaatatatacaatattaatatataatataaaaaatactaattttatttatcattttatataGTTACAGAAATGAGAATAAGGAAAAATATGCTTAATTtacaaaaataatgtcacaatgaaTATATCTTTTTGTCTTATagatttgtaaaatataattaattttttctGATTTTAAGATAAAATTCAACCCTGTTCTTGGAGGATTTTATAGGGTTTACCCATACTGTTTTATTGAACTctaaattaaattagattaaaatttaatttatcatAAATTTGTTTTCATATGTTAACATTACAGTCATGAGAATAGGTGAGAAATGTGCCATAAAAATAAGATCAATAAATAATTTTTGTTGTCTTGTAAATTCTGGACAAAATGAAGCCCATTTACAagacaacaaaaaatatttattgaaaatacatttctataattatttctatatatatGAAATTGTAAAATATGAATTATGCTAAATTTTTGTTTAATCATAAGATGGGTGAatctcagaaaaaaaataaaaattagatatACTatctatacaaataaaaatagatattCTGCACAAAATGAAGcctatttttatgtttattttcatTTGTAAATTATGTTACTTTTTTGGGATTCACCCATCTTATTAATCTAAAATTTTgcataatttatattttacaatttcaaaaatatataaattattacatataattatagaatgtattatatataatatataatttcatatgctcacaattctgatgtgAAAATAGAGGTGAAATGTGCTTAATTTTCATgagaaaatatattttcatattataaATAACCTCATTTTGCACAGAATAGAATAGACCTTTGTGCaaaatttattgaaaaaaaaaaatttctaatTTGACCTCAACATGTTTTTGGAAAGTTTAATAAGAtgcatctattttattttattgaacctTAAATTTAACTTAAATTCAACATAAATTAAAGGCAAAAAAATGCCATAAAAATCATGAAAATAAATTGTCCTATAAACAAGCTTCTATTTGAGTAGAATATAAACTGGGTCATGAGATGCACCCATTTTATTTTACTAAACCTTAAATTAAACTTAAGTTTTGAATTAATTAGAAGCAGAACAAAAACAAATACTACCATGATGAATAAATGCTTTGCAATTTGAATAATGAACTAAACGCCTTGAAATCTAAATTCTGTGCAGAATATAGTCATTTGTATTTCTTCTGATTTTTGGTTGAAATACAACCCAGACACATTCTCTGGAAGTTTAGCTGCTGATTATTGCATGGTTAAATGCATGTTCTCAGGGTCTCATGACAGCAGCGGTATTCTGGGGTCCGATCCAGTGCTGCCGGGGGTCTGGATGGAGATGACAGGAGTCAAGAGAGCTTATGAGAGAACAACACAACGCTGCAAAGACTTCCTGTGAGCCGCAGAGACTCACAATGAACCATGAGACGTCACAGGAAACGTGGACATACAGCCGTACAGTGAGAGCGCGATCAAGCACATCCCTTTGACATTCACAAAAGGACACATTTACATGATATTGAACGCTTCTGGAGCCACCGAACACTCCAGATTCATCCAAACTCATCTCTTCTGCTTACAAACGATAAATCTAAAGTAACTTTTCACCTGTTTTATCATCCAGCAGGTGAAAAGCATGCATATGATCACACGATTGGCTTAGCAAACAAactaaaatgctgtttttctgtctttctctcagGTTTTCCCTGGAACCCGTACAGATAATATAAAGCATAAAATAAGAAGTATGATCGTTCTGTCTCTCTGTAATGCATTAATAAATCTGAGCCTGCTGGAAAGTATCCACAAAACacataaaatagaaatgtttaaaaataaatctgaaaatattcagtatttGTCATGCGCTTTGTATACTTGAGCACAGCTGTGCCGAGAGAGAGAGGGTCACATGGGCGGCTCGCAGGCCTCTGATTGGATAATCACATTTGGTTTGAGCACAGCACTGTAACTCATTTAAATGTAAACTCTGTCCTGCTGAATTAGGGATAATACTTCATGAAAACTTTCATTAGTAACTATAACAAACAATATTACACTGTGGGATGCTTCACAGATCATGTTGTCCCAAGTGACTTTTTGTTCCTGAGTACAAAACTGAGTATTAAAGGGAAAGTTTATCcaacaatgaacacaatgaaattttaaaaaaaaaagtttatatatgtACTAATATAACGCagtttttaacaattttcaaaaatcatgtttttctttatgaattccaattaatctcagtcaaactacagtcgtggccaaaagttttgagaattacataaatattggaaattggaaaagttgctgcttatgtttttataatagcaatttgcatatactccagaatgttatgaagagtgatcagatgaattgcatagtccttctttgccatgaaaattaacttaatccccaaaaaaactttccactgcattgataagaaggcttcagggcgtccaagaaagtccatcaagcgccaggatggtctcctaaagaggattgagctgcgggatcggagtgccaccagtgcagagcttgctcaggaatggcagcaggcaggtgtgagcgcatctgaacacacagtgaggacaagacttttggaagatggcctggtgtcaagaagggcagcaaagaagccacttctctccaaaaaaaaaacatcagggacagattgatcttctgcaaaaagtatggggaatggactgctgaggactggggcaaagtcatattctccgatgaagcctctttccgattgtttggggcatctggaaaaaggcttgtccggagaagaaaaggtgagcgctaccatcagtcctgtgtcatgccaacagtaaagcatcctgagaccattcatgtgtggggttgcttctcatccaagggagtgggctcactcacaattttgctcaaaaacacagccatgaataaagaatggtaccaaaacaccctccaacagcaacttcttccaacaatccaacaacagtttggtgaagaacaatgcattttccagcacgatggagcaccgtgccataaggcaaaagtgataactaagtggctcggggaccaaaacattgacattttgggtccatggcctggaaactcccccagatcttaatcccattgagaacttgtggtcaatcctcaagaggcgggtggacaaacaaaaacccactaattctgacaaactccaagaagtgattatgaaagaatgggttgctatcagtcaggatttggcccagaagttgattgagagcatgcccagtccaattgcagagaaGGGCCAACACTTCAAATACTgtctctttgcataaatgtcatgtaattgtcgataaaagccttagaaacgtatgaagtgcttgtaattatatttcagtacatcacagaaacaactgaaacaaagatctaaaagcagttgagcagcaaactttgtgaaaactaatatttgtgtcattctcaaaacttttggccacaactgtacagtTTGATGAAGTAAAAAGAATCCCATTGAATCTGAATCTCTGTGACTCAAACCATCAGGAAACCAAGACAAGCCTGTTCTCAGTTAATCTGCCTGCCAGCGGAGCCCAACAATAGTCGGGTGGAGCCGTTTAATGCCACAATACAGAGTCCACCTCCACAACACAGCACAGGTAATCAGTGTGTGTCTGTGCTTCGCTCACCTTCACTTCCTGTGCTTAGCACTGAACA
Protein-coding sequences here:
- the LOC141294295 gene encoding inhibin beta B chain-like, whose translation is MTALSSPDESLTSKTSLFFAISNEGNQNLYVSQASLWLYFKLLPNVLEKGSRRKVTVKVYSQEPGLGSKWNLVEKRVDLKRSGWHTFPLTDAVQMVFSKGDRRQNLDVRCEACDKMGVVPILVNTADESHRPFLVVQARAADNKHRIRKRGLECDGSSSLCCRQQFYIDFRLIGWNDWIIAPSGYFGNYCEGNCPAYMAGVPGSASSFHTAVVNQYRMRGMSPGSMNSCCIPTKLSTMSMLYFDDEYNIVKRDVPNMIVEECGCA